The following are encoded together in the Streptomyces sp. NBC_01465 genome:
- a CDS encoding DUF6421 family protein: MTEILVQDMAAGGISADPRVVEHPAWPTLKDAVEEIRPWQSKDGSIDFDAEGAPSRTTAEAALDRVIAAVEELSPLLPHDAAYHRALVDDLRKWADSAFDVPDFLDSLLAFQPAAGRADGLQHLALFAMYTQNGNPDRNLEAVVLRMVWPEWLAELEATRYDNPLFCGITFEDFTSGYDTNSAVLFPETIAVREAPDRFSWGGIFCDREAARFRAVTEASVELLGLELPDDIREMVGDQTRCEQAFVLWDMVHDRTHSHGDLPFDPFMIKQRQPFWMYGLEELRCDLTAFKEAVKLEAEGNAHGRDVQYAVLFDRMFRFPVTGERVRNYDGLGGQLLFAYLHKHDVVRWTDNTLKIDWERAPQITNQLCGEIEDLYRAGIDRPKLVHWFAAYDLVSTYLAPHPGSRWAKGPDALDLSLPPRKLVDDVLPDEFPLSMFYEALSKKLKDVIASTKGITAAGAPERVAA, encoded by the coding sequence ATGACGGAAATTCTTGTGCAGGACATGGCTGCCGGGGGCATATCTGCCGACCCGCGCGTGGTCGAGCACCCGGCCTGGCCGACGCTCAAGGATGCCGTCGAGGAGATCAGGCCCTGGCAGTCGAAGGACGGCTCGATCGACTTCGACGCCGAGGGAGCTCCTTCCCGTACGACCGCCGAGGCCGCCCTCGACCGCGTGATCGCCGCGGTCGAGGAGCTCTCCCCGCTGCTCCCGCACGACGCCGCCTACCACCGCGCGCTGGTCGACGACCTCCGCAAGTGGGCCGACAGCGCCTTCGACGTGCCCGACTTCCTGGACTCGCTGCTCGCCTTCCAGCCGGCCGCCGGGCGCGCCGACGGGCTGCAGCACCTCGCCCTCTTCGCGATGTACACGCAGAACGGCAACCCCGACCGCAACCTCGAAGCGGTCGTCCTGCGCATGGTCTGGCCGGAGTGGCTCGCCGAGCTGGAGGCCACCCGCTACGACAACCCGCTGTTCTGCGGCATCACCTTCGAGGACTTCACCTCCGGGTACGACACCAACTCGGCCGTCCTCTTCCCCGAGACGATCGCCGTGCGCGAGGCCCCCGACCGCTTCAGCTGGGGCGGCATCTTCTGCGACCGCGAGGCCGCCCGCTTCCGCGCCGTCACCGAGGCCTCCGTCGAACTCCTCGGCCTCGAACTCCCCGACGACATCCGCGAGATGGTCGGCGACCAGACCCGCTGCGAGCAGGCCTTCGTGCTCTGGGACATGGTCCACGACCGCACCCACAGCCACGGCGACCTGCCCTTCGACCCCTTCATGATCAAGCAGCGGCAGCCGTTCTGGATGTACGGCCTGGAGGAGCTGCGCTGCGACCTCACCGCCTTCAAGGAGGCCGTGAAGCTGGAGGCCGAGGGCAACGCGCACGGGCGCGACGTCCAGTACGCGGTGCTCTTCGACCGGATGTTCCGCTTCCCGGTCACCGGTGAGCGCGTCCGCAACTACGACGGCCTCGGCGGCCAGCTGCTCTTCGCGTACCTCCACAAGCACGACGTGGTGCGCTGGACCGACAACACGCTGAAGATCGACTGGGAGCGGGCGCCGCAGATCACCAACCAGCTGTGCGGAGAGATCGAGGACCTCTACCGGGCCGGCATCGACCGCCCGAAGCTGGTGCACTGGTTCGCCGCGTACGACCTGGTCTCCACCTACCTCGCGCCGCACCCGGGATCGCGCTGGGCCAAGGGCCCCGACGCCCTGGATCTGAGTCTGCCGCCGCGGAAACTCGTCGACGACGTGCTTCCGGACGAGTTTCCGCTCAGCATGTTCTATGAGGCACTCTCCAAGAAGCTCAAGGACGTGATCGCCTCCACCAAGGGGATCACCGCCGCGGGCGCCCCGGAGCGAGTGGCCGCATGA
- a CDS encoding alpha/beta hydrolase produces the protein MTSDSDRLTPAARSLVDLMNSVFPDLGGAVTDAAEARRIIDALESGRPAQAVEVGSVEDRVVPGPEGAPGIPVRIYRPVPGETPWPRPTVVYFHGGGWVIGSVDSYDTSVRRLCRASGATVVSVGYRLAPEHRFPAAAQDAYAALCWAAASIGELGGDPEALVVAGDSAGGNLATVACLVARERGGPVPALQVLVYPGTGGGQETDSYRRNGSGYFMDVTALRWFWEQYMGPEGDAAHPWAAPLRAADLSGMPPAYVVTAGCDPLCDEGQAYALRLREAQVPVVERHFPGMFHGFFAFPDLLDEAREALAGVTEAIAEAGRDRKNICDQGGRAG, from the coding sequence ATGACATCCGACAGCGACCGTCTGACGCCCGCCGCCCGCTCCCTCGTCGACCTGATGAACTCCGTCTTCCCGGATCTCGGCGGCGCCGTGACCGATGCGGCCGAGGCCCGGCGGATCATCGACGCACTGGAGTCGGGACGCCCGGCACAGGCGGTCGAGGTCGGGTCCGTCGAGGACCGCGTGGTGCCCGGTCCCGAGGGGGCGCCCGGGATTCCCGTACGCATCTACCGGCCGGTCCCCGGCGAGACGCCCTGGCCGCGCCCGACCGTCGTGTACTTCCACGGCGGCGGCTGGGTCATCGGCAGCGTGGACAGTTACGACACCAGCGTCCGCAGGCTCTGCCGTGCGTCGGGCGCCACCGTGGTCTCCGTCGGCTACCGGCTCGCGCCCGAGCACCGCTTCCCGGCCGCCGCCCAGGACGCGTACGCCGCCCTGTGCTGGGCCGCCGCGAGCATCGGGGAGCTGGGCGGCGACCCGGAGGCGCTCGTCGTCGCGGGCGACAGCGCGGGCGGCAACCTCGCCACCGTGGCCTGCCTCGTCGCGCGCGAGCGCGGCGGGCCCGTGCCGGCCCTCCAGGTCCTCGTCTATCCGGGGACCGGCGGCGGGCAGGAGACCGACTCGTACCGGAGGAACGGGAGCGGCTACTTCATGGACGTGACCGCGCTGCGCTGGTTCTGGGAGCAGTACATGGGCCCGGAGGGTGACGCCGCCCACCCCTGGGCGGCCCCTCTGCGGGCTGCGGATCTCTCGGGGATGCCACCCGCGTACGTGGTCACAGCGGGCTGCGACCCGCTCTGCGACGAGGGGCAGGCCTATGCGCTACGGCTGCGCGAGGCCCAAGTCCCTGTGGTGGAACGGCACTTCCCCGGGATGTTCCACGGCTTCTTCGCCTTCCCCGACCTCCTCGACGAGGCCCGCGAGGCCCTGGCCGGAGTGACAGAAGCGATCGCCGAAGCAGGCCGGGACAGGAAGAACATCTGCGATCAAGGGGGTCGCGCAGGATAA
- a CDS encoding transglutaminase domain-containing protein translates to MELIQENPDLSAYLAADEVIDHEHPLVRETAARLRAESPDAYSYAKAAYEFVRDTIPHSADAGDMRVTWRASDVLEKRTGICHAKAHALAALLRAESIPTALCYQRLTEDDGSDPMLHGLIAVRLPRSGAWARLDARGNKPGVDAQFSLDGERLAWTVRPEFNEVDYPVLYDVPHPACLRALQEASDRPHLWRILPTEL, encoded by the coding sequence ATGGAGCTGATCCAGGAAAACCCGGACCTGTCCGCCTACTTGGCCGCCGACGAGGTCATCGACCACGAACATCCGCTCGTACGCGAGACCGCGGCGCGCCTGCGTGCTGAAAGCCCGGACGCATACTCATACGCCAAGGCCGCCTATGAGTTCGTACGCGACACCATCCCGCACTCCGCCGACGCCGGGGACATGCGCGTCACCTGGCGCGCCTCGGACGTCCTGGAGAAGCGCACCGGCATCTGCCACGCGAAGGCACACGCGCTCGCGGCGCTCCTTCGAGCCGAGTCCATCCCGACCGCCCTCTGTTACCAGCGGCTCACCGAGGACGACGGTTCCGACCCGATGCTGCACGGTCTGATCGCCGTCAGGCTGCCGAGGAGCGGGGCGTGGGCCCGCCTGGACGCACGCGGAAACAAGCCGGGTGTCGACGCCCAGTTCTCGCTGGACGGGGAACGGCTGGCGTGGACCGTACGGCCAGAGTTCAATGAGGTGGACTATCCGGTGCTCTATGATGTACCTCATCCGGCCTGTCTCCGCGCCCTGCAGGAGGCGTCCGACCGGCCGCACCTGTGGCGCATCCTTCCCACCGAGCTCTGA
- a CDS encoding SDR family NAD(P)-dependent oxidoreductase, whose amino-acid sequence MSTGPLDGAVVAVAGAAGPAGRAALLKLAEAGATVVAADADAARLAEAVDAARYAHGGATVTGDTVDLLDLDATREWAARTEKEFGRIDGLVHLVGGWRGSASFIETDLADWEFLEKLLIRTVQNTSLAFHDGLLRSECGRYLLISAAGASKPTAGNAAYAASKAAAEAWTLALGDAFRKAGGEEGPQAAASVLVIKALVHDAMRAERPNAKFAGFTDVHDLAEAVVGVWDKSASEVNGKRLWLTPEP is encoded by the coding sequence ATGAGCACTGGACCTTTGGACGGAGCGGTCGTCGCGGTCGCCGGAGCGGCCGGTCCCGCGGGCCGGGCCGCCCTGCTGAAGCTGGCGGAGGCCGGTGCGACCGTCGTGGCGGCGGACGCGGACGCCGCACGCCTCGCCGAGGCCGTCGACGCCGCGCGGTACGCACACGGCGGGGCCACCGTCACCGGTGACACCGTCGACCTCCTCGACCTGGACGCCACCCGCGAATGGGCCGCGCGTACGGAGAAGGAATTCGGCCGCATCGACGGCCTGGTGCACCTCGTCGGCGGCTGGCGCGGCAGCGCCTCCTTCATCGAAACCGACCTGGCCGACTGGGAGTTCCTCGAGAAGCTCCTGATCCGCACCGTGCAGAACACCTCCCTCGCCTTCCACGACGGGCTGCTGCGCAGTGAGTGCGGCCGCTATCTGCTGATCAGCGCGGCCGGCGCGTCCAAGCCCACCGCGGGCAACGCCGCCTACGCGGCCTCCAAGGCCGCGGCCGAGGCCTGGACGCTCGCCCTCGGTGACGCCTTCCGCAAGGCGGGCGGCGAAGAAGGCCCGCAGGCGGCGGCATCCGTCCTGGTCATCAAGGCGCTGGTGCACGACGCGATGCGCGCCGAGCGGCCGAACGCCAAGTTCGCGGGCTTCACGGACGTCCATGACCTGGCCGAGGCGGTCGTGGGAGTCTGGGACAAGTCCGCATCCGAAGTGAATGGGAAGCGCCTGTGGCTGACGCCCGAGCCGTAA
- a CDS encoding M56 family metallopeptidase: MLVSVALLLFGALAAVGAPRLLARAEWPEREPVVALWVWQCAVAAVLLSFGLAMTFSAAVAWQGVRGQVFAHAPSAVVDAYALGAYTQWAAGLSLVLAGGGVWTAAMLVREIRRARARRRLRRGELLVRSPQLPGEETRASRLVILEGERSDAWWLPGPAPQLAITTGALQRLKGRQLDAVLAHEQGHARARHDWLLHCSAALAGGFPQIPVFAAFRDEMHRLVELAADDVASRRFGRLTIALALVELNEHRGVFGPCPAPDAQVPRRVDRLLLAAPRLTAGRRLRLTAAAALVPVIPLLVAFVPGLSALG; this comes from the coding sequence ATGTTGGTCTCCGTAGCACTGTTGCTGTTCGGGGCCCTGGCCGCCGTCGGGGCACCGCGTCTGCTGGCGCGCGCCGAATGGCCGGAGCGGGAGCCGGTGGTGGCGCTCTGGGTGTGGCAGTGCGCGGTGGCCGCGGTGCTGCTCTCCTTCGGGCTTGCGATGACCTTCAGTGCGGCCGTGGCCTGGCAGGGCGTGCGGGGGCAGGTGTTCGCGCACGCGCCGAGCGCCGTGGTCGACGCGTACGCCCTCGGTGCGTACACGCAGTGGGCCGCCGGGCTGTCGCTGGTGCTGGCGGGCGGAGGTGTCTGGACGGCCGCGATGCTCGTACGGGAGATCCGCCGGGCGCGCGCCCGGCGCAGGCTGCGCCGCGGTGAACTGCTGGTGCGTTCACCTCAGTTGCCCGGCGAGGAGACCAGGGCGAGCCGTCTGGTGATCCTGGAGGGCGAGCGGTCCGACGCCTGGTGGCTGCCGGGGCCCGCCCCTCAACTGGCCATCACCACCGGGGCACTTCAGCGCCTCAAGGGGCGTCAGCTCGATGCCGTACTCGCCCATGAGCAGGGGCACGCACGGGCGCGCCACGACTGGCTCCTGCACTGCTCGGCCGCGCTGGCCGGGGGCTTCCCGCAGATTCCGGTGTTCGCGGCGTTCCGCGACGAGATGCACCGACTGGTGGAGCTGGCCGCCGACGACGTGGCGTCGCGGCGCTTCGGGCGGCTCACGATCGCGCTCGCCCTCGTCGAACTCAACGAGCACCGCGGTGTGTTCGGACCCTGCCCCGCACCGGACGCCCAGGTCCCGCGGCGGGTCGACCGCCTCCTGCTGGCGGCCCCGCGGCTGACGGCGGGCCGGCGGCTGCGGCTGACCGCTGCTGCCGCGCTGGTGCCGGTGATTCCGCTGCTGGTGGCATTCGTGCCGGGGCTCAGCGCGCTGGGATAG
- a CDS encoding DUF5134 domain-containing protein, with translation MHGPAMSGWLLVALCVATGAYCLLRMRSGSEQARRAAGSEAVMGFGMAVMAVPAAAAAPPAWGWAVFAAVFGGAALRALWLARTDAHHLHHLVGSAAMVYMAVTMAPAGAHTGHAAHTAGGVPLVTGALLAYFAVYVLRAGVRLMPAQAGAGGSSGGGWGARPELALACRLSMGLGMLAMLVTL, from the coding sequence GTGCACGGACCGGCGATGTCCGGCTGGCTCCTGGTGGCGTTGTGCGTGGCGACCGGGGCCTACTGCCTGCTGCGGATGCGCAGCGGCTCGGAGCAGGCGCGCAGGGCGGCGGGCAGTGAAGCGGTGATGGGGTTCGGGATGGCGGTGATGGCCGTACCCGCGGCGGCGGCCGCACCTCCCGCGTGGGGGTGGGCGGTGTTCGCCGCGGTGTTCGGAGGCGCGGCGCTGCGCGCGCTGTGGCTGGCGAGGACGGATGCGCACCATCTGCACCACCTCGTCGGCTCGGCGGCCATGGTCTACATGGCGGTGACGATGGCCCCGGCGGGGGCGCACACCGGGCATGCGGCGCACACCGCGGGCGGGGTGCCGCTGGTCACGGGCGCTCTGCTGGCCTATTTCGCGGTGTACGTACTGAGGGCGGGGGTCCGGCTGATGCCCGCGCAGGCCGGGGCGGGCGGCTCCTCGGGGGGCGGCTGGGGCGCACGGCCGGAACTGGCGCTGGCCTGTCGGCTGTCCATGGGGCTCGGGATGCTGGCGATGCTGGTCACCTTGTAG
- a CDS encoding GNAT family N-acetyltransferase — translation MDTAPARLTFRDAAESDVPALVALIESAYRGDASRSGWTTEADILQGQRTDPDGVRAVIAAEGSRLLVVERDGGIIACCQLEHRGDAAYFGMFAVRPEQQGGGLGKQIIAEAERCVREDWGVDEMHMTVISVRDELIAWYERRGYRRTGKMTPFPYGDERFGIPQRDDLQFELLVKELRP, via the coding sequence ATGGACACCGCCCCCGCCCGCCTCACCTTCCGGGATGCCGCAGAGAGCGACGTACCGGCCCTGGTCGCGCTGATCGAGTCGGCCTACCGCGGAGATGCGAGCCGGTCGGGCTGGACCACGGAGGCGGACATCCTCCAGGGGCAGCGCACGGACCCCGACGGCGTCCGCGCGGTCATCGCCGCCGAAGGAAGCCGGCTGCTCGTCGTGGAGCGCGACGGCGGGATCATCGCCTGCTGCCAGCTCGAACACCGCGGCGACGCCGCCTACTTCGGGATGTTCGCCGTACGCCCCGAGCAGCAGGGCGGCGGTCTCGGCAAGCAGATCATCGCCGAGGCTGAGCGCTGTGTGCGCGAGGACTGGGGCGTCGACGAGATGCACATGACGGTGATCTCGGTGCGCGACGAGCTGATCGCCTGGTACGAGCGGCGCGGTTACCGCCGTACGGGAAAGATGACGCCCTTCCCGTACGGCGACGAGCGCTTCGGCATTCCTCAGCGCGACGACCTGCAGTTCGAGCTGCTGGTGAAGGAGCTCAGGCCGTGA
- a CDS encoding PadR family transcriptional regulator, whose protein sequence is MPKKQDTRHGQLPPTAWAVLGLLSFPGERTGYELKKWADASLRFFYWSPAISQIYAELRRLEGLGYASSRRSGPEEPRTKRQYAITETGREALAEWASGTADSGPPVLKHPLVLRIWLGHLASPERLRERVELHVARTEGELKEARDALARAEGIEEWSYPQVALRWSERQQLAELELARAMLADLARVPGTARQHPSDTPTPG, encoded by the coding sequence ATGCCGAAGAAGCAAGACACACGACACGGCCAACTCCCGCCCACCGCCTGGGCGGTGCTCGGCCTGCTCTCCTTCCCGGGCGAGCGGACCGGGTACGAGCTGAAGAAGTGGGCGGACGCCTCACTGCGCTTCTTCTACTGGTCCCCCGCGATCAGCCAGATCTACGCCGAGCTCCGGCGCCTCGAAGGGCTCGGCTATGCCTCGTCGCGGCGCTCGGGTCCCGAGGAGCCGCGCACCAAGCGGCAGTACGCGATCACCGAGACCGGGCGCGAGGCCCTCGCGGAGTGGGCGAGCGGGACGGCGGACTCCGGCCCCCCGGTGCTCAAGCACCCTCTCGTGCTGCGGATCTGGCTGGGGCATCTGGCATCGCCCGAGCGGCTGCGCGAGCGCGTGGAGCTCCATGTGGCGCGTACGGAAGGGGAGTTGAAGGAGGCGCGGGACGCCCTGGCCAGGGCCGAGGGCATCGAGGAGTGGTCGTACCCGCAGGTCGCGCTGCGCTGGAGCGAGCGCCAGCAGCTGGCCGAACTGGAGCTGGCGCGGGCGATGCTGGCCGATCTCGCACGCGTACCGGGGACGGCGCGTCAACACCCGTCGGACACGCCCACGCCCGGGTGA
- a CDS encoding phosphatase PAP2 family protein, whose translation MQSALLSPTAPPPRTDRLRTGTVYAALFALLLVLVAAEWSPLMRFDRWLATALHRRAVADPGFTHVNRVLSDWVWDPTTVRAMLSLAVLWLCLRREWRLALWVGVTGAVGTLLQQGLKAAVGRARPQWPDPVDSADYASFPSGHAMTATVGLGLLLWLLRRCGPSAGLWWAAVAVAAVSVAGVGLTRLYLGVHWASDVLGGWLLGAALVAFSVSAYERLRP comes from the coding sequence ATGCAATCCGCACTCCTGTCGCCGACGGCCCCTCCGCCCCGCACGGACCGGCTGCGGACGGGCACCGTGTACGCGGCGCTCTTCGCGCTCCTGCTGGTCCTCGTCGCGGCCGAGTGGTCGCCGCTGATGCGGTTCGACCGGTGGCTCGCCACCGCTCTGCACCGCCGGGCGGTGGCCGATCCCGGTTTCACGCACGTCAACCGGGTCCTCAGCGACTGGGTGTGGGATCCCACGACGGTTCGCGCAATGCTGAGCCTCGCCGTGTTGTGGCTGTGCCTGCGCAGGGAGTGGCGGTTGGCACTGTGGGTGGGGGTGACGGGTGCGGTGGGCACGCTCCTCCAGCAGGGGCTGAAGGCGGCGGTCGGCCGGGCGCGCCCGCAGTGGCCGGACCCCGTGGACTCGGCCGACTACGCGTCCTTCCCCTCGGGGCACGCGATGACGGCCACGGTCGGCCTCGGCCTGCTGCTGTGGCTGCTGCGGCGCTGCGGTCCGAGCGCGGGGTTGTGGTGGGCAGCGGTCGCTGTGGCGGCCGTGTCGGTGGCCGGAGTGGGCCTGACCCGGCTGTACTTGGGGGTGCACTGGGCTTCGGACGTACTGGGCGGGTGGCTGCTCGGTGCGGCCCTGGTGGCCTTCTCGGTCTCCGCGTACGAAAGACTGCGGCCATGA
- a CDS encoding LLM class flavin-dependent oxidoreductase, whose translation MKFSVIFEAQLTDPTPEREHQVIRDCVEQAVLAEEMGFDRIWAVEHHSLKWYAHMSAPEIFLTWVAAKTSTIRIGHGVVCMPFKFNHPVRVAERAAMLDLLSGGRLDLGAGRGGTLQETSLCGVDKERTVQEVEEALRIIGAAWQKDELEYHGELIDIDPHPILPRPEQTPHPPLFLACSRAETLTQAAELGIGALVMGFAGPESIAGMRSTYDAAIGARTGDRLVSTVVNDHFSVLCPTIVLDDREEARRIGIRGQRFFAQSIGHWYGGAGIPDEAVDGSADEAAAMRSAAEQVVARLNEQNIPVRPAATATFNADHAYGSADDAIAYVERLRDAGADEIMCLIQMGTVPQEACLETIRQWGAKVIPYFRGSAR comes from the coding sequence GTGAAGTTCTCGGTCATCTTCGAAGCGCAGCTCACCGACCCCACGCCCGAGCGTGAGCATCAGGTCATCCGCGACTGCGTCGAACAGGCCGTACTGGCCGAGGAGATGGGCTTCGACCGTATCTGGGCGGTCGAGCACCACTCCCTCAAGTGGTACGCACACATGTCGGCGCCCGAGATATTCCTGACCTGGGTCGCGGCGAAGACCAGCACCATCCGCATCGGGCACGGCGTCGTCTGCATGCCGTTCAAGTTCAACCACCCCGTCCGGGTCGCCGAGCGCGCCGCCATGCTCGACCTGCTCTCCGGCGGGCGCCTCGACCTCGGCGCCGGGCGCGGCGGGACGCTGCAGGAGACGTCGCTCTGCGGGGTCGACAAGGAGCGCACCGTCCAGGAGGTCGAGGAGGCGCTGCGCATCATCGGCGCGGCGTGGCAGAAGGACGAGCTCGAGTACCACGGCGAACTCATCGACATCGATCCGCACCCGATCCTGCCCCGCCCCGAGCAGACCCCGCACCCGCCGCTCTTCCTCGCCTGCAGCCGTGCCGAGACGCTCACGCAGGCGGCCGAACTCGGCATCGGGGCCCTGGTGATGGGCTTCGCGGGACCCGAGTCGATCGCAGGCATGCGGAGCACGTACGACGCCGCGATCGGCGCCCGCACCGGCGATCGCCTCGTCTCCACCGTCGTCAACGACCACTTCTCGGTGCTCTGCCCCACGATCGTCCTCGACGACCGCGAGGAGGCCCGGCGCATCGGCATCCGGGGCCAGCGTTTCTTCGCCCAGTCCATCGGCCACTGGTACGGCGGCGCCGGCATCCCCGACGAGGCGGTCGACGGCTCCGCCGACGAGGCCGCCGCGATGCGCAGCGCGGCCGAGCAGGTGGTCGCACGGCTGAACGAGCAGAACATCCCCGTCCGTCCCGCGGCCACCGCCACGTTCAACGCCGACCACGCCTATGGCTCGGCGGACGACGCCATCGCCTATGTGGAGCGGCTCCGCGACGCGGGCGCCGACGAGATCATGTGCCTGATCCAGATGGGCACCGTTCCGCAGGAAGCCTGTCTGGAGACGATCCGCCAATGGGGCGCGAAGGTCATTCCGTACTTCCGGGGGAGCGCACGATGA
- a CDS encoding glycerophosphodiester phosphodiesterase, with product MTFLTIGHRGVMGVEPENTLRSFVHAQQAGMDVIELDLHLSKDGALVVMHDAEVDRTTDGKGAIADKTLAELRELDAGQGERIPVFEQVLDAVRAPLQAEIKDVAAARALAEVMHRRDLVGRVEVSSFHDEAIAEISSLVPGVRTVLIASRWGDDVVERAKAVGAASLALSIRRLTLETVERAHEAGIKVIGWVVNTQDHLRLVRALELDAATTDYPEIRRTGRFTA from the coding sequence TTGACTTTCCTCACCATCGGTCATCGCGGAGTCATGGGTGTCGAACCGGAGAACACCCTGCGCTCCTTCGTCCACGCACAGCAGGCGGGCATGGACGTCATCGAGCTGGACCTTCATCTGAGCAAGGACGGCGCCCTCGTCGTCATGCACGACGCAGAAGTGGACCGCACCACGGACGGCAAGGGGGCGATCGCCGACAAGACCCTGGCCGAACTGCGGGAACTGGATGCGGGCCAGGGCGAACGCATCCCCGTGTTCGAGCAGGTCCTGGACGCGGTACGGGCACCGCTCCAGGCCGAGATCAAGGACGTGGCCGCGGCGCGTGCGCTCGCCGAGGTCATGCACCGACGCGACCTGGTCGGCCGCGTCGAGGTGTCGTCCTTCCACGACGAGGCGATCGCGGAGATCTCCTCGCTGGTTCCGGGCGTACGCACGGTGCTCATCGCCAGTCGCTGGGGCGACGACGTGGTGGAACGGGCGAAGGCGGTGGGCGCCGCCTCGCTGGCCCTCAGCATCCGCAGGCTGACCCTGGAGACCGTCGAGCGCGCGCACGAGGCGGGCATCAAGGTCATCGGCTGGGTGGTGAACACCCAGGACCATCTGCGGCTGGTCAGGGCGCTCGAACTGGACGCCGCCACCACCGACTATCCGGAGATCAGGCGCACCGGCCGGTTCACGGCCTGA
- a CDS encoding threonine aldolase family protein: MADARAVKTDAVRHHDPAVRGFASDNYAGAHPEILAALALANGGHQIAYGEDQYTEHLQRLMHSHFGATAEAFPVFNGTGANVTALQALTDRWGAVICAESAHINVDEGGAPERMAGLKLLTVPTPDGKLTPELIDRQAFGWDDEHRAMPQVVSITQNTELGTVYTPEEIRAICEHSHERGMKVHLDGARISNAAASLDVPMRTFTNAVGVDVLSFGGTKNGMLFGEAIVVINPDAVRQMKHVRKMSMQLPSKMRFVSVQLEALLTRDLWLRSARHANTMAQRLAEGVRGIDGVEILHPVQANAVFARLPHDVSERLQKRYRFYFWDEAAGDVRWMCAFDTTEEDVDGFLQALKEELAR; this comes from the coding sequence GTGGCTGACGCCCGAGCCGTAAAGACCGACGCCGTCCGCCATCACGACCCGGCGGTGCGCGGTTTCGCCAGCGACAACTACGCGGGCGCGCACCCCGAGATCCTGGCCGCGCTCGCCCTTGCCAACGGCGGGCACCAGATCGCGTACGGGGAGGACCAGTACACCGAGCACCTGCAGCGGCTGATGCACAGCCACTTCGGGGCGACGGCGGAGGCCTTCCCCGTCTTCAACGGCACCGGCGCCAACGTCACCGCGCTCCAGGCGCTCACCGACCGGTGGGGTGCGGTGATCTGCGCCGAGTCCGCGCACATCAACGTTGACGAGGGCGGCGCCCCGGAACGCATGGCCGGGCTGAAGCTCCTCACCGTACCGACGCCCGACGGCAAGCTCACGCCCGAGCTCATCGACCGGCAGGCGTTCGGCTGGGACGACGAGCACCGCGCGATGCCCCAGGTCGTCTCGATCACCCAGAACACCGAACTGGGCACGGTCTACACGCCCGAGGAGATCCGGGCGATCTGCGAGCACTCCCACGAGCGCGGGATGAAGGTCCACCTCGACGGGGCGCGCATATCCAACGCCGCGGCCTCCCTCGACGTCCCCATGCGGACCTTCACCAACGCCGTGGGCGTGGACGTCCTGTCGTTCGGCGGAACGAAGAACGGGATGCTCTTCGGCGAGGCGATCGTGGTCATCAACCCCGACGCCGTGCGCCAGATGAAGCACGTGCGGAAGATGTCGATGCAGCTTCCCTCCAAGATGCGCTTCGTTTCGGTGCAGTTGGAGGCTCTGCTCACCCGCGACCTGTGGCTCCGCAGCGCCCGGCACGCGAACACCATGGCGCAGCGGCTGGCCGAGGGCGTGCGCGGGATCGACGGCGTCGAGATCCTCCACCCCGTCCAGGCCAATGCCGTCTTCGCACGGCTGCCGCACGACGTGAGCGAGCGGCTGCAGAAGCGCTACCGCTTCTACTTCTGGGACGAGGCGGCGGGCGACGTCCGCTGGATGTGCGCCTTCGACACCACGGAGGAAGACGTCGACGGCTTCCTGCAGGCGCTGAAGGAAGAGCTGGCCCGCTAG